A section of the Paenibacillus odorifer genome encodes:
- a CDS encoding ABC transporter permease: MQAKLAADAIPLPKKRNSWIRTIKKYKVMYALLFPALVYFAVFKYIPMAGIIIAFKNYNLALGLWDSPWVGFRNFTDFMNGVYFWDIMRNTIIISLYKLLFGFSAPIILALLLNEVYTQWFKKIVQTITYLPHFLSWVIVYGMMVALLAPGDGLFNMILKETGVEPISFLTEPAWGRLLIILSEIWKDIGWGAILYLAALAGIDPSLYEAARIDGASKWRQLWHVTLPGIRGVMILMLILKLSHILDAGFDQIFMFANSFNQEKIDIIDTWVYREGLERLKIGLATAVGLFKAVIGFVLVLAANKLAKKFDGQIW; encoded by the coding sequence ATGCAAGCAAAATTGGCAGCGGACGCCATTCCCCTCCCCAAAAAGCGGAACTCATGGATAAGGACGATAAAAAAGTATAAAGTGATGTACGCTCTCTTGTTCCCGGCATTAGTTTACTTTGCCGTATTCAAATACATTCCTATGGCGGGAATCATTATTGCCTTTAAAAACTATAATCTGGCTTTGGGACTATGGGATAGCCCATGGGTGGGATTTAGAAATTTCACAGATTTTATGAACGGCGTTTATTTCTGGGACATCATGAGAAATACGATTATCATATCCCTGTATAAGCTGTTGTTCGGTTTCTCAGCTCCTATCATACTTGCTTTGCTGCTCAATGAAGTTTATACCCAATGGTTTAAGAAAATCGTACAAACGATCACTTATTTACCCCACTTTCTATCATGGGTCATTGTTTATGGAATGATGGTGGCATTATTAGCCCCAGGGGATGGTCTTTTTAACATGATTTTGAAGGAAACTGGAGTTGAACCCATCTCATTCCTAACGGAACCTGCCTGGGGCAGACTGCTGATCATCTTATCTGAAATATGGAAGGATATTGGATGGGGAGCGATATTGTACCTTGCAGCATTAGCAGGAATCGATCCAAGCTTATATGAAGCGGCTAGAATTGATGGCGCTTCCAAGTGGAGACAGCTATGGCATGTAACACTTCCCGGCATTCGAGGCGTTATGATTCTGATGCTGATCCTTAAACTAAGCCATATTCTGGATGCTGGTTTTGACCAAATATTCATGTTTGCCAACAGCTTTAATCAGGAGAAGATCGACATTATCGACACATGGGTATACCGTGAAGGGCTCGAGCGACTTAAGATTGGCTTGGCTACTGCTGTGGGATTATTTAAAGCGGTCATCGGATTTGTTTTAGTGTTGGCAGCGAATAAGCTCGCCAAAAAATTCGATGGGCAAATTTGGTGA
- a CDS encoding carbohydrate ABC transporter permease has protein sequence MINLTIGEKVWQAFVYFILILLALLCLLPFLYVVAVSVTPESEVLRRGIVIIPETFTFLAYKEVFISHGIGQAYKITLFRTIVGTALNVFFTVIAAYPLSKKYLPGRSPFLLFIVFTMMFGGGLIPTYLLVRSLGLLNSPWVLIIPNLISAFNLVIIKGFFEQLPAEIEESARVDGASELQSLWRIILPLSLPVLSTISLFYAVGHWNSYFDAIVYINDSNLMPLQVILRNILLNVATQSADSLANTGAVSTFAIQMAAVVVTTVPILIVYPFMQKHFTKGVLLGSVKG, from the coding sequence ATGATCAATTTGACAATCGGAGAAAAGGTCTGGCAAGCATTCGTTTATTTTATTCTTATTTTGCTAGCTCTACTTTGCTTACTACCCTTTCTATATGTGGTTGCTGTTTCAGTAACGCCAGAATCGGAAGTGCTAAGAAGAGGAATTGTTATTATACCAGAAACCTTTACCTTTCTAGCCTATAAAGAAGTATTTATTTCTCATGGTATTGGGCAGGCGTATAAAATTACATTGTTTCGAACGATTGTAGGGACTGCTCTCAATGTGTTCTTTACGGTAATCGCGGCATATCCGTTATCCAAAAAATATTTGCCGGGTCGCAGCCCATTTTTACTATTCATTGTCTTTACCATGATGTTTGGGGGAGGATTAATTCCGACTTATTTACTAGTCCGCTCTCTGGGATTGCTAAACAGTCCGTGGGTATTGATTATTCCAAATCTCATTAGTGCATTTAATCTGGTAATCATTAAAGGCTTTTTCGAGCAATTGCCTGCTGAAATCGAGGAATCAGCGAGGGTAGACGGTGCAAGTGAACTTCAGTCGTTATGGCGGATCATTTTACCTCTGTCCTTGCCCGTCCTTTCCACAATTTCTTTATTTTACGCAGTCGGGCATTGGAACAGTTACTTCGATGCTATTGTTTATATCAATGATTCCAACTTAATGCCGCTTCAAGTGATCTTGCGCAACATCCTGCTTAATGTCGCAACACAAAGTGCTGATTCGCTTGCCAATACCGGAGCTGTTAGTACGTTCGCTATACAAATGGCAGCAGTTGTCGTGACTACAGTTCCGATTTTGATCGTTTACCCATTTATGCAAAAGCATTTTACCAAAGGTGTGCTCTTGGGATCGGTTAAAGGTTAA